One window of Burkholderia cepacia GG4 genomic DNA carries:
- the mqo gene encoding malate dehydrogenase (quinone), with translation MKKGSAVIKTLRVILSALALCVAASSAHAADTKKVDVVLVGGGIMSSTLGVWLHELQPDWSMTMVERLDGVALESSNGWNNAGTGHSALAELNYTPEKADGKIDISKAIEINESFQISRQFWAWQVRQGVLKNPHSFINSTPHMSFVWGDDNVRFLKKRYDALQASPLFRGMQYSQDYDQIKQWVPLMMEGRDRNQKVAATWTPIGTDVNFGEITRQFVGYLKTQPNFTLSLSSEVREISRNADGTWHVSWVKLHSDEPPQAVDAKFVFIGAGGGALHLLQASGIPEAKDYGAFPVGGSFLVTDNPEVVKRHLAKAYGKASVGSPPMSVPHLDTRIIDGKKIILFGPFATFSTKFLKNGSYFDLAKSTNLHNVAPMMRVGVDEFPLVQYLAGQLMLSDDDRFNALKEYFPDAKKEDWRLWQAGQRVQIIKRDPKKGGVLKLGTEIVSSQDGSIAGLLGASPGASTAAPIMLNLMQKVFKDKVATPEWQQKIRQIVPSYGTKLNDSPAKVVEEWTYTSDVLQLSPPPKIDMATPAQATSPAPARPAKASADMAL, from the coding sequence TTGAAAAAGGGATCTGCTGTGATCAAAACGTTACGGGTAATACTGTCGGCGCTCGCGCTGTGCGTCGCCGCGTCGTCCGCGCACGCCGCCGACACGAAAAAGGTCGACGTCGTGCTGGTGGGCGGCGGCATCATGAGCTCGACGCTCGGCGTCTGGCTGCACGAGCTTCAGCCTGACTGGTCGATGACGATGGTCGAGCGCCTCGACGGCGTCGCGCTGGAAAGCTCGAACGGCTGGAACAACGCGGGCACCGGCCACTCGGCGCTCGCCGAACTGAATTACACGCCGGAGAAGGCGGACGGCAAGATCGACATCTCGAAGGCGATCGAGATCAACGAGTCGTTCCAGATCTCGCGCCAGTTCTGGGCCTGGCAGGTCAGGCAGGGCGTGCTGAAGAACCCGCACTCCTTCATCAACTCGACGCCGCACATGAGCTTCGTGTGGGGCGACGACAACGTCCGCTTCCTGAAGAAGCGCTACGACGCGCTGCAGGCGAGCCCGCTGTTCCGCGGGATGCAGTATTCGCAAGACTACGACCAGATCAAGCAGTGGGTGCCGCTGATGATGGAAGGCCGCGACCGCAACCAGAAGGTGGCGGCAACGTGGACGCCGATCGGCACCGACGTGAACTTCGGCGAGATCACGCGCCAGTTCGTCGGCTACCTGAAGACCCAGCCGAACTTCACGCTGTCGCTGTCGAGCGAAGTGCGCGAGATCTCGCGCAATGCGGACGGCACGTGGCACGTGTCGTGGGTCAAACTGCATTCGGATGAACCGCCGCAGGCCGTCGACGCGAAGTTCGTGTTCATCGGCGCGGGCGGCGGTGCGCTGCACCTGCTGCAGGCGTCGGGTATCCCCGAGGCGAAGGACTACGGCGCGTTCCCGGTCGGCGGCTCGTTCCTCGTGACCGACAACCCCGAGGTCGTGAAGCGGCATCTCGCGAAGGCGTACGGCAAGGCGTCGGTCGGCTCGCCGCCGATGTCGGTGCCGCACCTCGACACGCGCATCATCGACGGCAAGAAGATCATCCTGTTCGGGCCGTTCGCGACGTTCTCGACCAAGTTCCTGAAGAACGGTTCCTACTTCGACCTCGCGAAGAGCACCAACCTGCACAACGTCGCGCCGATGATGCGCGTGGGCGTCGACGAATTCCCGCTGGTCCAGTACCTGGCCGGCCAGCTGATGCTGTCCGACGACGACCGCTTCAACGCGCTGAAGGAATATTTCCCGGACGCGAAGAAGGAAGACTGGCGCCTGTGGCAGGCTGGCCAGCGCGTGCAGATCATCAAGCGCGACCCGAAGAAGGGTGGCGTACTGAAGCTCGGCACCGAAATCGTCAGCTCGCAGGACGGCAGCATCGCGGGCCTGCTCGGCGCATCGCCGGGTGCGTCGACGGCCGCGCCGATCATGCTGAACCTGATGCAGAAGGTGTTCAAGGACAAGGTCGCGACGCCCGAGTGGCAGCAGAAAATCCGCCAGATCGTGCCGAGCTACGGCACGAAGCTGAACGACAGCCCGGCGAAGGTCGTTGAAGAATGGACCTACACGAGCGACGTGCTGCAGTTGTCGCCGCCGCCGAAGATCGACATGGCGACGCCGGCGCAGGCCACCAGCCCGGCCCCGGCACGCCCCGCGAAGGCGTCGGCCGACATGGCGCTGTAA